The genomic stretch CATGCTCCGGGTGTGCCCACTCCTGCTCCTTGCTTTCATCGTAGGCATGGTGCAGCAGCCCCGTCAGCGGATTGCGCGTGCGGCGCTCGGCGATTAGGAGCTGGCTCGCTACATCGTCCAGCAGCTCTGGCTGATTCTGCATCCGCGAATATTCAGCCAGGAAAGGAGCAGCCATATACAAGCCGTCGAGCCATACCTGGTAAGGATATACCTTTTTGTGCCAGAAGCTGCCCTCCTCGGTGCGAGGCTGTCCTGCCAGCTGGTTAATCAGCTGCTTGGCTGCCTTCATGTATTTGTCCGCTCCTGTTTGTTGATAAAGAAACAGCAGCACCTTGCCTTGATTGACCTGATCCAGATTGTAATCATCCAGATTATAGCTGCGAATTGAACCGTTATCGGCGACATAAGCATCGATATTTTTTTGAATATAGGCCAAATATCCCTGCGATCCGGTTCGCTCATAAAGGCGGGCGATTGCCAGCAGCAGGCAGCCGCTCTCATAATTCCAGCAATCACTCAAATAGGGATGATCCGACAGCAGCGGATATTGCCTGATCAGCGAATCAACCGTTCGAATCGACCAGCTTTGTGTAGGCATCGGACTCTTCCTCCTCATCAAGCT from Paenibacillus sp. FSL H8-0548 encodes the following:
- a CDS encoding glycoside hydrolase family 88 protein; the protein is MPTQSWSIRTVDSLIRQYPLLSDHPYLSDCWNYESGCLLLAIARLYERTGSQGYLAYIQKNIDAYVADNGSIRSYNLDDYNLDQVNQGKVLLFLYQQTGADKYMKAAKQLINQLAGQPRTEEGSFWHKKVYPYQVWLDGLYMAAPFLAEYSRMQNQPELLDDVASQLLIAERRTRNPLTGLLHHAYDESKEQEWAHPEHGRSPHAWVRAVGWYGMAIVDVLDFMPINHRLRGQLVGTYERLFAALAQVQDKETGLWHQVLGQEGRSGNYLESSGSAMIIYAAQKALNQGYLSGRYRAAADHGYGGLLEHAAAIDEAGNVHVHGINRVAGLGGEPYRDGSFTYYISEQVVSNDSKGMAPFILACLEKEKGEETL